A region of Micromonas commoda chromosome 4, complete sequence DNA encodes the following proteins:
- a CDS encoding predicted protein, producing MGAGGSKALEPVVWLFKKPDAHRSEDASTSDNPWDALTDEQMEALSDEELDALLSASDEDEDDDDDADEDETSDADTVITTPASSTSRAASTPTPAPKKPKATKKAKAPKGDGPIAIALGAIGGAKDAVASTARRAVTAASTAMRRRVEAIATTPKNELAARIALASLKGVRGAALHAVATSFAGCYLPRLTTAVKAAATASVAAPLLRRAGVGSKLAAIVPGTSLESVGYVLELVSPISPDVVTDVAVRAAPAVAGLTQLARRFARSHVRYLVVRSVLRAVAREKTRRAEYAVRVAPIVAAYGVKKPLIKRKKLPSQRDAAWLAMHRWGSAEMRRVIADFGGFYRKVGQIMGTARQMMPEPYIEAFAETMDNNPPVPFPVVKRLVERSLGAKLSEHFSDFDEKPLATASIAQVHQATLAKNKKKVVVKVRIADVRTMVGDVRSMLHTTLVMKRLGLDNGVDFPTIFRAYLDVIAGEFDFTAEAAKINEFRELFETYGLGDRVAVPVVIEDLSTSEVLVMERVRGVKLLSVLNRARQRGRRPLVPAAAAKVHVDGGIGWDGVFDTMFKCWSVMLLRHGHYHSDPHPGNFIVAKDGRLAILDWGQTQVAPEAYRLHLCRLVVSMVAEDYPKIAEEVRLHSQVQLERPTTEALAALCYAYFDTRPTPLAEVNMMDLNNSPFLRNRITQNTQEGFFTIRSVFLLRGMMATCGVTSSMVEAWEEDARAVLRASGDRTVPSVIRSRSRRMLTRTWLSLQKSLNVGAGARLNTLEAGREGTGRSP from the exons atgGGTGCCGGGGGGTCtaaggcgctcgagccggTGGTTTGGCTCTTCAAGAAGCCCGATGCGCATCGGAGCGAGGATGCTTCCACGTCGGACAATCCCTGGGACGCGCTCACGGACGAGCAGATGGAGGCTCTGTCCGatgaggagctcgacgcgttgCTGAGTGCttcggacgaggacgaggacgacgacgacgacgcggacgaagacgagACGAGCGATGCCGACACGGTGATCACCACACCCGCATCATCCACGTCTAGGGCGGCATCcaccccgacgcccgcgccgaaaAAGCCCAAGgcgacgaagaaggcgaaggcgcccAAGGGAGACGGCCCGatcgcgatcgcgctcggcgccatcggcggGGCCAAGGATgcggtcgcgtccaccgcgcgccgcgccgtcaccgccgcgtccaccgcgatgcgacgacgcgtcgaggccatcgcgacgACCCCAAAGAacgaactcgccgcgcgaatcgcgctcgcgagcctcAAGGGCGtccggggcgcggcgctccacgccgtcgccacgaGCTTCGCGGGATGTTACCTCCCGAGGCTCACGACGGCGGtgaaagccgcggcgacggcgtccgtcgccgcgcccctcctccgccgcgccggcgtcggatccaagctcgcggcgatcgtcccGGGCACCTCACTCGAGTCGGTCGGGTAcgttctcgagctcgtcTCGCCCATCTCCCCGGACGTGGTGACGGATGTCGCGGTTCGAGCGgctcccgccgtcgccggtttaacacagctggcgcgtcGCTTTGCTCGCTCGCACGTCAGGTACCTCGTCGTCCGTTCGGTGCTCCGCGCAGTGGCGCGCGAgaagacgcggcgcgcggagtacgccgttcgcgtcgcgccgatcgtcgcggcgtacgGGGTTAAGAAGCCGTTGATCAAGCGTAAGAAGCTTCCGTCGCAGAGGGACGCGGCTTGGCTCGCGATGCACCGGTGGGGCAGCGCGGAGATGCGACGGGTCATCGCCGACTTTGGGGGATTCTACCGCAAGGTTGGGCAGATCATGGGCACCGCGCGACAGATGATGCCCGAGCCGTACATAGAGGCCTTCGCCGAGACGATGGATAACAATCCGCCGGTGCCTTTTCCGGTGGTGAAGAGGCTGGTGGAGCGGAGCCTCGGGGCTAAACTTTCGGAACACTTCTCCGACTTTGACGAAaagccgctcgcgacggcgtccatcgcgcaaGTGCACCAAGCGACGCTCGCTAAGAATAAGAAGAAGGTGGTCGTGAAAGTGAGGATCGCGGACGTGCGGACGATGGTAGGGGACGTTCGCTCGATGCTTCACACCACGCTGGTGATGAAGCGTCTCGGGTTGGACAACGGCGTCGACTTTCCGACAATTTTCCGCGCCTAcctcgacgtcatcgcgggGGAGTTTGACTTtaccgccgaggcggcgaagatcaACGAATTCCGCGAGCTGTTCGAAACGTACGGACTCGGCGACCGGGTGGCGGTCCCGGTGGTCATCGAGGACCTGAGCACGTCGGAGGTGCTCGTCATGGAGAGGGTGAGGGGGGTGAAGCTGCTCTCGGTGCTCAACCGCGCGAGGcagcgggggcggcggccgctcgtgcccgcggcggcggccaaggtgCACGTGGACGGAGGCATCGGCTGGGACGGCGTGTTCGACACCATGTTCAAGTGCTGGTCGGTCATGTTGCTGCGCCACGGCCACTACCACTCGGATCCGCACCCCGGCAACTtcatcgtcgccaaggaCGGCCGCCTGGCCATCCTCGACTGGGGCCAGACGCAGGTTGCTCCCGAGGCTTACCGGCTCCACCTCTGCCGACTGGTAGTGTCCATGGTGGCTGAGGATTACCCGaagatcgcggaggaggttcGGTTGCACTCGCAGGTGCAGCTGGAGAGACCGACGACGgaggctctcgcggcgctgtgctACGCATATTTCGACACCCGGCCGACGCCCCTCGCAGAGGTGAACATGATGGACCTGAACAACTCGCCGTTTTTGCGAAACAGGATCACCCAAAACACCCAGGAGGGTTTCTTCACCATCCGCAGCGTATTCTTGCTTCGCGGCATGATGGCGACGTGCGGGGTGACCTCGTCGATGGTGGAGGcgtgggaggaggacgcgcgggcggtgcTGAGGGCGAGCGGGGACAGGACGGTGCCCAGCGTCATTCGTagccggtcgcggcggatgcTGACGCGGACCTGGCTCAGCCTGCAAAAGTCCCTCAAcgtgggcgcgggtgcgaggCTCAACACGCTGGAAGC GGGGCGGGAGGGCACGGGAAGATCCCCGTAG
- a CDS encoding predicted protein, which translates to MSGTLNPKGAQDAKFWRTTRHYDMSSEKEEAREEVLLTAEISKCLRRHCGDGGDMFDFAVESILADVQEDGVPKDVDEASCRWSSTLEDCELKPFDDDDEDEDTSELVVNMYGELIEGIQGAMAEARGDVVEYLSSDQCEMCERVAPLTRHHFFPTSEHDFFKKRNLCPPDRSLHEVAAVCRPCHTAIHGFADERTLGESYNTIESLLEVEQLRKFAHYMSKQKGGMKKHDNALRHAK; encoded by the coding sequence ATGTCCGGGACGTTAAACCCGAAGGGAGCCCAAGATGCCAAGTTTTGGCGAACGACACGTCATTACGACATGAGCAGtgagaaggaggaggcgcgcgaggaggttctGTTGACGGCGGAGATATCGAAATGTCTTCGAAGACACTGCGGAGATGGTGGCGATATGTTCGACTTCGCGGTAGAGAGTATACTGGCGGACGTGCAGGAGGATGGTGTGCCcaaggacgtcgacgaggcatCTTGCCGGTGGAGCAGCACCCTCGAAGACTGCGAGCTGAAACCgttcgacgatgacgatgaagATGAGGACACGAGCGAGTTGGTTGTGAACATGTACGGCGAGTTGATTGAAGGTATACAGGGTgcgatggcggaggcgaggggtGACGTTGTGGAGTACCTGTCTTCCGATCAGTGCGAGATGTGCGAGAGGGTGGCGCCTCTTACAAGACACCATTTTTTCCCGACCAGCGAGCACGACTTCTTCAAGAAGCGCAACCTGTGCCCGCCGGACAGGTCGCTgcacgaggtcgccgcggtgtgcAGGCCGTGCCACACCGCCATCCACGGGTTCGCCGACGAGAGGACCCTCGGCGAGAGCTACAACACCATCGAGAGCCTGCTGGAGGTGGAACAGCTTCGAAAGTTCGCGCACTACATGTCCAAACAGAAGGGTGGAATGAAAAAGCACGACAACGCGTTGAGGCACGCCAAgtga
- a CDS encoding predicted protein, which yields MATEAAAAPSNPFVQYVVIRKDLGQGMGWPLGSICAQAAHAAVAAVWEHKDHPDTQAYCAPDAIDGMHKVVLEVKGETQLVNLGKKLEEAGVAYKLWYEQPEDYPTCLATRPYRKDEVSALFKKCNLAKGLIAQ from the coding sequence ATGGCgaccgaggctgccgcggcgccctccaaCCCCTTCGTCCAGTACGTCGTCATCCGTAAGGACCTCGGTCAGGGGATGGGTTGGCCGCTTGGAAGCATATGCGCGCAGGCtgcgcacgcggcggtggctgcAGTCTGGGAGCATAAGGATCATCCGGACACGCAGGCATACTGCGCGCCGGATGCTATCGACGGCATGCACAAGGTGGTGCTCGAGGTCAAGGGCGAGACGCAACTGGTCAATCTGGGGAAGAAGCTCGAAgaggcgggcgtcgcgtACAAGTTGTGGTACGAACAGCCGGAGGACTACCCGACGTGcctggcgacgaggccgtACCGCAAGGACGAGGTATCGGCGCTGTTCAAGAAGTGCAATCTCGCGAAGGGACTCATAGCGCAGTAG
- a CDS encoding predicted protein, whose amino-acid sequence MAKAVEPPPRPRRDVADRAGTLQGQLRALARQTLTHSRSSTSASGGCGEAAEVDATRVTRLQRRALEVLLRMDKDVEVKEPSSAEERAEANSLRLGAALLRMRGKGHGDAADLLEGLHDAFTRRRSAYLPRVPFAVGAGGPHPAPNSDRHDRDGSQCPSGFFVFDDGDGDDRGAPASNDAASTIVEHASVVSLLLELAGTGGTGEAVDAATSAFAHLAATKLAADSSRGILSDDGGLRSALDEPDVRTAAAARAARAGDWLRLAPASELEATPSLSFVSTRPSGSTGASKAQRDSASQRDSAFDLAEMSRALEATPGVGALSFGGGAGAGFGDPFSFASRPDRSLFDRSLFGGGGGGAALALPPWGEGGMLDPADEPRTTSTSSATTGPRSPIDADVGVDADVDSEVAEGLGDENDDPNRAWLAAAEDGERGEEVLGWDLLPEARPACGAFMSRPPDAFGRAYDRHLRPTRTMFGEAKPAVAAEEEVVHAARRALAGGRAAAEALDPERSKRAPLRLPAAGVGVVAATLGPLADAATMRAELESFLARRSGFGGHGECTGGGLALQAASEAVRGVLRSQAAAIHALPAAAAARRAAERAAGAPLSAPYRRDEKEETGDDSSGVTLLEAVAHTRRLRSQLAQLHRLCLHPKEPAHGVEIIARLVDALSGSRGVDPSARPLLRYLAAAVARPLLTQLQCWLHRAVVDDPHGEFIVCTASGWGSAAAGLEYSPAEAGVMEWSEAESSGAARARLEEEDEETDGPVDPARLPPWEGGPPGRAGAGHGAAEAAWLRDDDSRLSTPHPLLGGLERKVLATGVQLRVLQRLPQTQAFAARMSASVDDHGAQSLAFTAAELAAHSSRRGKTTRSLRAAAEECLSAMAATRDAAAARIEAARRARRAAAIARKLERESAVAEAREELLSGFADRMAELVARHERLRWQRKRRALGERRAEELESRTKRDERMVREELAKELAARRGGEEGVASKEPNPDPKEPNLDTSIASTDGGFERYDSPAARRAALDAGDAGSTPGTGATNYFDDVADESFVTAASDSSPVRNLAADLTGVNLDDAANVEEEPIAVDEPKKAKDTGGTSLEPSTFGSTRDDGLEVPLPVVLRECVEAVVTDRHDVVSRLVVAAMLDHLGVEAHLGAVRRYVLCGAGDFATALVQGLEAASSSSAALAARARASRMGVAGYGGGVGAGELRAVLDVAVRETSVFGDPLAQRFELAPANPPNPDAVFSEHSLGMVDFVRGSYRLEWPVALLLPDVARTRLAAAQRSMLRVRHARLALQEAHDRVHEAGHVDASSLATREGGERGRAGRALALRRLRRLSLLSSEFRHFASAVESQVGGAVHGAAPAALHAALRRAGTREPKPSDLYQLRDAIVAFATDAHDACLLSARDAQLRRSVDEALQLALDFRAAMRRSPPDRLLSDGGVYAAVQAIHARFKATTGALCGRLREAAADPGGALGGVSPGRASALLARLDFNGFYLGDV is encoded by the coding sequence ATGGCCAAGGCGGTGGAGCCCCCGCCGAGGCCCCGGCGAGACGTCGCGGACAGGGCGGGCACCCTCCAAGGGCagcttcgcgcgctcgcgagacAAACCTTGACGCACTcgagatcgtcgacgtcggcgtcgggaggctgcggcgaggcCGCTGAGGTTgacgcgacgagggtgacgagGCTGCAGAGAAGAGCGCTGGAGGTGCTCCTGCGCATGGACAAAGACGTGGAGGTGAAGgagccgtcgtccgcggaggagcgagCCGAGGCCAACTCGCTGCgcctgggcgccgcgctgctgagGATGCGCGGAAAGGGCCACGGGGACGCGGCCGACCTGCTCGAGGGCCTCCACGACGCGTTCACGCGCAGAAGATCCGCGTacctcccgcgcgtccccttCGCGGTCGGAGCGGGCGGCCCGCATCCCGCGCCCAACTCCGACCGACacgatcgcgacggatcGCAGTGCCCGAGCGGCTTCTTCgtcttcgacgacggcgacggcgacgaccgcggagCCCCCGcctcgaacgacgccgcgtccacgatcgtcgagcacgcgtccgtcgtgtcgctgctcctcgagctggcCGGGACCGGCGGGACCGGcgaagccgtcgacgcggcgacgagcgccttcgCGCATCTGGCGGCGACAAAGCTGGCGGCGGATTCGTCGCGAGGAATTTtatccgacgacggcggactCCGGTCCGCCCTCGACGAACCGGACGTGcgcacggccgcggcggcgcgcgcggcgagggcgggcgaCTGGCTGAGactcgcccccgcgtcggagctcgaggcgacgccgtcgctgtCCTTCGTGTCGACGCGCCCCTCGGGTTCCACGGGCGCCTCAAAGGCTCAAAGGGACTCGGCGTCTCAAAGGGACTCGGCGTTTGACTTGGCGGAGAtgtcccgcgcgctcgaggctacgcccggcgtcggggcgctctcgttcggcggcggggccggggcCGGGTTCGGGGATCCGttctcgttcgcgtcgcggccggaTCGGTCGCTCTTTGATCGGTCGCTCTTtggggggggcgggggcggcgcggcgctcgcgctcccgccgtggggcgagggcggcatgctggacccggcggacgagccgaggacgacgtcgacgtcgtcggcgacgactgGACCTCGGAGCCCGATCGATGCCGACGTGGGCGTGGATGCTGACGTGGATTCCGAGGTGGCTGAGGGGCTGGGCGACGAAAACGACGACCCGAACCGCGcgtggctcgcggcggctgaggacggcgagcggggcgaggaggttCTCGGGTGGGATCTCCTACCGGAGGCCAGGcccgcgtgcggcgcgttCATGAGCCGACCGCCGGACGCCTTCGGCCGCGCGTACGACCGACACTTGCGACCGACGAGGACCATGTTCGGCGAAGCCAaacccgcggtggcggcggaggaggaggttgtGCACGCGGCTCGacgggcgctcgcggggggacgcgcggcggcggaggcgctcgacccCGAACGGTCAAAGCGAGCGCCGCTGAGgttgccggcggcgggcgtcggggtcgtcgccgcgacgctcgggccgctggccgacgcggcgacgatgagggCGGAGCTCGAATCCTTCctggcgcggcgctccgggTTTGGCGGCCACGGCGAGTGCACCGGGGGGGGACTCGCGCTTCAGGCGGCGTCCGAGGCTGTCCGGGGTGTGCTTAGAAGTCAGGCGGCCGCGATACAcgcgctcccggcggcggcggcggcgcgtcgagccgccgagcgcgcagcCGGCGCGCCGCTATCCGCCCCgtaccgccgcgacgagaagGAAGAGACGGGCGACGACTCGTCCGGCGTCACGCTTCTCGAGGCTGTCGCGCACACCCGGCGGCTCAGATCGCAGCTCGCACAGCTCCACCGCCTGTGCCTTCACCCGAAGGAGCCCGCGCACGGCGTGGAGATCATCGCGaggctcgtcgacgcgctctccGGCTCTCGTGGCGTCGACCCCTCGGCTCGGCCGTTGCTTcggtacctcgccgcggcggtggcgaggccCCTGCTGACGCAGCTGCAGTGCTGGCTGCaccgcgcggtggtggacgacCCTCACGGCGAGTTTATCGTGTGCACCGCGTCGGGTTggggatccgcggcggctggtcTGGAGTACTCACCGGCGGAGGCTGGAGTCATGGAATGGAGCGAGGCGGAgtcgtccggcgcggcgcgggctcggctcgaggaggaggatgaggaaaCCGACGGGCCGGTGGACCCGGCGAGGCTACCCCCGTGGGAGGGCGGTCCGCCCggccgcgcaggcgcgggGCACGGCGCGGCTGAGGCTGCGTGGCTCCGAGATGACGACTCGCGGCTGTCCACCCCGCACCCCTTGCTCGGCGGTTTGGAGCGAAAGGTTTTGGCCACCGGCGTCCAGCTCAGGGTGCTGCAGCGCCTCCCGCAGACCcaggcgttcgccgcgcgcatgtccgcgtcggtggacGATCACGGCGCTCAATCCCTGGCGTTCACGGCGGCTGAACTCGCGGCGcactcgtcgcgccggggtaAGACGACCCGGTCCCtcagagccgccgcggaggagtgcctatcggcgatggccgcgacgcgcgacgcggcggcggcgcgaatcgaggcggctcggcgggcgcgcagggccgcggcgatcgccagGAAGCTCGAGCGGGagtccgcggtggccgaggcgcgcgaggagctcctgaGCGGCTTCGCCGATCGCATGGCGGAGCTGGTGGCGCGGCACGAGCGGCTCCGATGGCAACGGAAGAGGCGGGCCCtgggcgagcggcgcgccgaggagctggagTCGCGAACGAAACGCGACGAGCGGATGGTCCGGGAGGAACTCGCCAAGgaactcgccgcgaggcgcgggggcgaggagggcgtcgcctcCAAAGAGCCGAACCCGGACCCGAAAGAGCCGAACCTGGacacgtccatcgcgtccaccgacggcggctttGAGCGGTACGactcccccgccgctcgacgagccgcgctcgacgccggcgacgccggtagcacgccggggacgggcgcgacgaactacttcgacgacgtggcgGACGAATCtttcgtcaccgccgcgtcggattCGTCCCCGGTGCGtaacctcgcggcggatctGACGGGCGTAAacctggacgacgccgcaaACGTCGAAGAAGAacccatcgccgtcgacgaaccAAAAAAGGCAAAAGACACCGGCGGCACGTCGCTCGAACCCTCGACATTTggttcgacgcgcgacgacggtctCGAGGTTCCCTTGCCCGTGGTGCTGCGCGAGTGCGTCGAGGCTGTCGTCACGGACCGCCACGACGTCGTgtctcgcctcgtcgtcgccgcgatgctgGACCACCTCGGCGTGGAGGCGCATCTCGGGGCTGTGCGCAGGTACGTCCTgtgcggcgccggggacttCGCGACCGCGCTCGTGCAGGGCCTCGaagcggcgtcgagctcgtccgcggcgctcgcggcgcgcgcgagggcgagcagGATGGGCGTGGCTGGCtacggcgggggcgtgggcgccggggaacttcgcgccgtgctcgacgtcgccgtgaggGAGACGAGCGTGTTTGGCGATCCACTCGCGCAACgcttcgagctcgcgcccgcgaatCCCCCAAATCCCGACGCGGTGTTCAGCGAACACAGCCTGGGCATGGTGGACTTTGTGCGAGGCTCGTATCGCCTCGAGTGGCCcgtcgcgctgctcctcCCGGACGTCGCTCGGAcccggctcgccgccgcgcagcgcTCGATGCTCCGCGTCAGGCACGCGCGGCTCGCCCTGCAGGAGGCGCACGATCGCGTGCACGAGGCTGGTCACGTCGATGCGTcatcgctcgcgacgcgcgaagggggcgaacgcggtcgcgcgggtcgcgcgctcgcgctccggcGCCTCCGAAGGCTCTCCCTCCTCTCGTCCGAATTTCGCCAtttcgcgagcgccgtcgagtcgcaggtgggcggcgcggtgcacggcgccgcgccggctgCGCTCCACGCCGCCCTTCGCAGAGCCGGAACGCGCGAACCGAAACCCTCGGACCTGTACCAACTCAGAGACGCCATCGTGGCCTTCGCCACggacgcccacgacgcgTGCTTACTCTCCGCCAGGGACGCCCAACTGCGAAGATCCGTCGACGAAGCGCTCCAACTCGCTCTCGATTttcgcgccgcgatgcgaaGGTCACCGCCGGATCGCTTACTCTCCGACGGTGGCGTgtacgcggcggtgcaggcGATCCACGCGAGGTTCAAGGCGACCACGGGTGCGCTGTGCGGGCGgctgagggaggcggcggcggatccgggcggcgcgctcggcggggtatcgccggggcgcgcgtcggcgttgctcgcgcggctcgactTTAACGGGTTTTACCTCGGCGACGTTTGA